The following are encoded together in the Platichthys flesus chromosome 9, fPlaFle2.1, whole genome shotgun sequence genome:
- the LOC133960357 gene encoding claudin-1: MASSGIQLLGFLLSLVGVATTVAATLMVQWKKQAQGKTHRVYEGLWMSCSGNERTTCESHESLLKLPTEVQATRAVMLLSIFLSAVALLVSTVGMKCTRFMDGKNESKSTTAMIGGIMLVISGLLTLIITSWYVKMIVQKFHSSNQLQSFEFGKAVFVSWVGGLLTMAGGTFLSCRRCSRSESPESRNSNLHLPTTNAKSNYV, translated from the exons ATGGCCAGCTCGGGCATTCAGCTCCTGgggttcctcctctctctggtcGGTGTCGCCACCACGGTCGCCGCCACCCTCATGGTGCAGTGGAAGAAGCAGGCGCAGGGGAAGACGCACAGGGTGTACGAGGGTTTGTGGATGAGCTGCAGCGGCAACGAGAGAACGACCTGTGAATCCCACGAGTCTCTCCTGAAGCTGCCCa CCGAGGTGCAGGCGACCAGGGCCGTGATGCTGCTCAgcatcttcctctctgctgtggcCCTGCTGGTCTCCACTGTGGGGATGAAGTGCACGCGCTTCATGGATGGAAAGAACGAGAGCAAATCCACTACAGCAATGATCGGAGGAATCATGCTCGTGatctcag GATTATTGACTCTGATCATCACTTCCTGGTACGTTAAAATGATTGTCCAGAAGTTCCATTCGTCCAATCAACTGCAAAG ctttgAGTTTGGTAAGGCGGTGTTTGTCAGCTGGGTCGGGGGCCTCCTCACTATGGCCGGTGGCACCTTCCTGAGCTGTCGTCGATGCTCACGGTCTGAATCACCTGAGTCCAGAAACTCCAACCTCCACCTGCCCACCACTAACGCCAAGTCCAACTACGTGTAG